Proteins encoded within one genomic window of Borrelia parkeri:
- the gatA gene encoding Asp-tRNA(Asn)/Glu-tRNA(Gln) amidotransferase subunit GatA, which translates to MEFRGLSLIKIKELILTRRCKIYDIVLFYKELYEANKDINGYIEFFDDSLELAKKYDELLGRGEGQNLPLIGMPIAVKDNISIKNKALTCASELLQGYVSPYDATVIKRLKDNGAIMIGRTNMDEFAMGSSCEFSYYGVTLNPLNKEYVVGGSSGGSGAVVAASQAPFALGSDTGGSVRLPASFSSLIGFKPSYGGLSRYGLASYASSLDQIGFFASSIDDVALILKYTCGIDKMDATSIDLIQDPYPLLSKSLAGTKLAVIKELSEDLMEPEVVCEFSKFKSALLKRGVEIHEVSIEAVNFVLSLYYSLSPVEAASNLARYTCLHYGKRLNDELNLNDFYYRHRSLFLREEVKRRIVLGNYLLSKGYDLQYYVKACKIIENVLVPKFNEIFNNYSYIITPTSFVKPFKIGENFDNPIKMYYSDLCTVIANLIGAPALSIPFSQDDRGLPIGMQIIGQVKRDFELLSFAKNVIEELGLNGI; encoded by the coding sequence TTGGAGTTCAGGGGTTTAAGTTTAATAAAAATTAAAGAATTAATATTGACTCGCAGGTGTAAAATTTATGATATTGTGCTCTTTTATAAGGAACTTTATGAAGCAAATAAGGATATCAATGGATATATTGAATTTTTTGATGATTCATTAGAATTGGCAAAAAAATATGATGAACTTTTGGGTAGAGGTGAGGGACAGAATTTGCCCTTAATTGGTATGCCCATTGCTGTTAAGGATAATATTTCAATTAAAAATAAAGCCTTGACTTGTGCATCTGAACTTTTGCAAGGATATGTTTCTCCTTATGATGCAACTGTTATTAAGAGATTAAAAGATAACGGTGCAATTATGATTGGTAGAACGAATATGGATGAATTTGCAATGGGCTCTTCTTGTGAGTTTTCTTATTATGGTGTTACGCTTAATCCTTTAAATAAAGAATATGTTGTGGGTGGTAGTTCTGGTGGTTCTGGAGCTGTTGTTGCTGCCAGTCAAGCTCCTTTTGCACTTGGTAGTGATACTGGAGGTTCTGTTAGACTCCCTGCGTCCTTTTCAAGTTTAATTGGTTTTAAGCCTTCTTATGGAGGTTTATCTCGTTATGGACTTGCATCATATGCGTCATCTCTTGATCAAATAGGATTTTTTGCTAGTTCTATTGATGATGTGGCTTTAATATTAAAATATACTTGTGGAATTGATAAAATGGATGCTACTAGCATAGATCTTATTCAAGATCCTTATCCATTGTTAAGTAAGTCTTTAGCAGGTACCAAATTGGCTGTAATTAAAGAACTTAGTGAAGATTTAATGGAACCAGAGGTTGTATGCGAATTTTCTAAATTTAAATCTGCACTTTTAAAGAGAGGCGTTGAAATTCATGAAGTTTCAATAGAGGCAGTGAACTTTGTACTTTCTCTTTACTATTCATTATCACCAGTTGAAGCTGCATCTAATCTTGCTCGTTATACTTGTCTTCATTATGGGAAAAGGTTAAATGATGAATTAAATCTTAATGATTTTTACTATAGACATAGGAGTTTATTTTTAAGAGAAGAAGTGAAAAGGCGTATTGTGCTTGGTAATTATTTATTATCAAAAGGTTATGATTTGCAATACTATGTAAAGGCTTGTAAAATTATTGAAAATGTATTGGTTCCAAAATTCAATGAAATTTTTAATAATTATTCATATATTATTACGCCTACAAGTTTTGTGAAACCTTTTAAAATTGGTGAAAATTTTGATAATCCTATAAAGATGTATTATTCTGATCTGTGTACTGTGATTGCTAATCTTATTGGGGCCCCTGCACTCTCTATTCCTTTTTCTCAAGATGATAGGGGATTACCTATTGGTATGCAAATAATTGGTCAAGTTAAGAGAGATTTTGAGCTTTTAAGTTTTGCAAAAAATGTAATAGAGGAATTGGGATTAAATGGAATATAA
- a CDS encoding NFACT RNA binding domain-containing protein — translation MSLNYSEINILLKEVPLKNSFLRKIKQPNHKTLIMELYNKETDEKNFNILISLDPKKTRIHKTNKKFENIKPPLRFFEFLKSKVQNGKIFEAYQIKNERIILIKVFKDKIIIFIFIKLWSSSPNIIATDANFKILDAYYRRPRSKEITGEIFTKAKEIIENNDITDKKEVKLKDGYNNEISYSEFIENYYDNLEIKETQAHNIEIFKQKYEKEKINLEKKISSLEKQINSIEKIEDQRKQGEMILSNINRIKKGMDEIILNNNNGEQIKIKLDKALLPKDNALKYFKEYKKNKNSLKIIQEQLEYARTQYNTLISKTAHINKTNCIIPTNEKTKKQKITKKPSIGLHFISYGFEVVIGRNAKENDELLRNWAKGNDYWLHTRDYPGAYVFIRSKKDKTPPLEVLIDAGNLCVFYTKPARQSGEADLYYTNVKYLRRIKGEKKGLVIPNREKNLNIKLDTKILNKLKNKN, via the coding sequence ATGTCATTAAACTACAGTGAAATAAATATCTTACTTAAAGAAGTGCCATTAAAAAATTCATTTTTAAGAAAAATCAAACAACCCAACCATAAAACTTTGATCATGGAACTTTATAATAAAGAAACAGATGAAAAAAACTTTAATATACTAATCTCATTAGATCCAAAAAAAACAAGAATTCACAAAACAAACAAGAAATTTGAAAATATCAAACCTCCCTTAAGATTTTTTGAATTTCTAAAATCAAAAGTTCAAAATGGTAAAATATTTGAGGCATATCAAATAAAAAATGAAAGAATAATTTTAATTAAAGTTTTTAAAGATAAAATAATAATCTTTATCTTCATAAAATTATGGTCATCATCTCCTAACATAATTGCAACAGACGCAAATTTTAAAATCCTTGATGCATATTATAGAAGACCAAGATCAAAAGAAATTACAGGTGAAATATTCACAAAAGCAAAAGAAATTATTGAAAATAATGATATAACTGACAAAAAAGAAGTCAAACTCAAAGATGGATACAACAATGAAATATCTTACTCCGAATTTATTGAAAATTACTATGACAATTTAGAAATAAAAGAGACTCAAGCACATAACATAGAAATATTTAAGCAAAAATACGAAAAAGAAAAAATAAATTTAGAAAAAAAAATAAGCTCTCTAGAAAAACAAATAAACTCAATTGAAAAAATCGAGGATCAAAGAAAACAAGGTGAAATGATCTTATCAAACATTAACAGAATAAAAAAAGGAATGGACGAAATCATTTTAAACAATAACAATGGTGAACAAATTAAAATAAAGCTGGACAAAGCATTACTCCCTAAAGATAATGCTTTAAAATATTTTAAAGAATACAAAAAAAACAAAAATTCTTTAAAGATCATACAAGAACAATTAGAATATGCAAGAACACAATACAATACATTAATATCAAAAACAGCTCACATCAACAAAACAAACTGTATCATACCGACAAATGAAAAAACCAAAAAACAAAAAATTACAAAAAAACCATCTATTGGCCTTCATTTCATATCTTATGGATTTGAAGTTGTTATAGGCAGAAATGCAAAAGAAAATGATGAACTCTTAAGAAATTGGGCAAAGGGAAATGATTACTGGCTACACACAAGAGACTATCCTGGTGCTTATGTTTTTATTAGGAGTAAAAAAGACAAAACACCTCCTCTTGAAGTCTTGATAGATGCTGGAAACTTATGTGTGTTTTATACAAAACCTGCAAGACAATCAGGAGAAGCTGATCTTTACTATACCAATGTTAAATATCTAAGAAGAATCAAAGGAGAAAAAAAAGGACTTGTAATACCTAATAGGGAAAAAAATTTAAATATAAAACTAGATACCAAAATATTAAACAAACTAAAAAACAAAAATTAA
- the rpmB gene encoding 50S ribosomal protein L28, translating to MGRECEITGKKTMFGNNVPRKGLARKKGGGGQHIGVKTRRTFKVNLINKKFFVPELGKSINIKVSASTLRSISKLGLSVFLKKNSKKIEDFI from the coding sequence ATGGGAAGAGAATGTGAAATAACAGGTAAAAAGACAATGTTTGGAAACAATGTTCCAAGGAAAGGACTTGCCAGAAAAAAGGGTGGAGGGGGACAACACATTGGTGTAAAGACCAGGAGAACTTTTAAGGTAAATTTGATAAATAAGAAATTTTTTGTTCCTGAGCTTGGAAAAAGTATTAATATAAAAGTTTCTGCAAGTACTCTAAGAAGTATTTCGAAGTTAGGTCTTAGTGTTTTTTTGAAGAAAAATTCTAAAAAGATAGAAGATTTTATTTAA
- a CDS encoding LolA family protein, with amino-acid sequence MKKIILILCPCLIFAQVSANQYFENIYSNYQNIEDMQAKISLNIKGLKQAGTLLYKSPDKFIVNLDSNNQVFVSDGEILTVYVPTLGTSFRQQLTMGKVGSGFMNILSTEYSVSYTNSPNLEPLDESGGGGSTENFIKLTFSRRLYKGAATIDSFMIAFTRNGVIRRVIAYPTGGGREIIIDLLSVKFNVGIPDSRFKYDLPKTSNKVDNFLYDVKKT; translated from the coding sequence ATGAAGAAAATAATATTAATTTTGTGTCCTTGTTTAATTTTTGCTCAAGTATCTGCCAATCAATATTTTGAGAATATTTATTCAAATTACCAAAATATAGAGGATATGCAGGCTAAGATTAGTCTTAACATAAAAGGTTTAAAGCAAGCAGGAACTCTGTTATATAAATCTCCCGATAAATTCATTGTTAATTTGGATTCAAATAATCAGGTTTTTGTAAGTGATGGTGAAATTTTAACCGTTTATGTACCAACTCTTGGTACTTCTTTTAGACAACAGTTGACTATGGGAAAAGTGGGAAGTGGTTTTATGAATATTTTAAGTACTGAGTATAGTGTGTCTTATACTAATTCTCCCAATTTAGAACCACTTGACGAATCTGGAGGAGGGGGAAGTACAGAGAATTTTATAAAATTGACTTTTTCAAGGCGACTTTATAAGGGTGCTGCTACGATTGATTCCTTTATGATTGCTTTTACACGAAATGGTGTAATTAGGAGAGTTATTGCTTATCCTACAGGTGGTGGTCGAGAAATAATTATTGATCTTTTATCTGTAAAATTTAATGTTGGAATTCCTGATAGTAGATTTAAGTATGATCTGCCAAAAACTTCAAATAAAGTGGATAATTTTTTATATGATGTTAAAAAAACTTGA
- the amrB gene encoding AmmeMemoRadiSam system protein B codes for MRNSLVDNIFYSTNDCNLELFSLNKRKTHKALLISYGAYEFFLNNIALFKKVIAHNTKNVFIFSQTKENSQINISDHQAWKFFNKTIDVNLDIINLIKNFEFTNTEDKIIENDHKIEIVLNFIKDITQDIKIIPIILGKLKNQTLREFCTFLNPLTTKEENSFIFLSHFISQSTHLNKSIQLSTKLKELLSTSNLNSSTLLEYYNARKIFPENINAIIIIHKLFHKFEFINQQIINNDNEYSIIENILIN; via the coding sequence ATAAGAAATAGTTTAGTTGATAATATATTTTATTCAACCAATGATTGCAATTTAGAATTATTTAGCTTAAATAAAAGAAAAACTCATAAAGCACTTTTGATTAGTTATGGAGCTTATGAGTTTTTCTTAAACAATATTGCTCTGTTCAAAAAAGTAATAGCACATAATACAAAAAATGTGTTTATATTCTCACAAACAAAAGAAAACTCACAGATTAATATCTCAGACCATCAAGCTTGGAAATTCTTTAATAAAACAATTGATGTCAATCTAGATATAATAAATTTAATAAAAAATTTTGAATTTACAAATACAGAAGATAAAATAATAGAAAATGACCATAAAATTGAAATTGTATTAAATTTTATCAAAGATATAACACAAGATATAAAAATTATTCCCATTATTTTAGGTAAACTTAAAAATCAAACTTTGAGAGAATTTTGTACATTTTTAAATCCGCTTACAACAAAGGAAGAAAATTCTTTTATATTCCTCTCCCACTTCATATCACAATCTACACACTTAAATAAAAGTATTCAACTATCAACAAAATTAAAGGAGCTCTTAAGTACATCTAATTTAAATTCATCAACTCTATTAGAATATTATAATGCACGAAAAATATTTCCTGAAAATATAAACGCAATTATCATAATCCACAAGCTTTTTCATAAATTTGAATTTATAAACCAACAGATCATCAACAATGACAATGAATATTCAATAATAGAAAACATATTAATAAATTAA
- a CDS encoding CarD family transcriptional regulator, whose protein sequence is MAFVLDQAVVYPMQGVGKIKNIQNKEFNGEFIDYYEIYFPFNEMTFMVPVSRADDLGIRALVSKEKVEEVFNIIKDFEEQIDQKKIKDGSHDFYKQSDILSTAKLYKFLYTKSMQKELPFYEKRILNDFELILQHEISLALQISFEEAKQKIKEVLSMGKS, encoded by the coding sequence ATGGCATTTGTATTAGATCAAGCTGTAGTTTATCCAATGCAGGGAGTGGGAAAAATAAAAAACATTCAAAATAAGGAATTTAATGGCGAGTTTATTGATTATTATGAGATATATTTCCCATTTAATGAAATGACTTTCATGGTTCCAGTCTCTAGAGCAGATGATCTTGGAATTAGAGCCTTGGTTAGTAAGGAAAAAGTGGAAGAAGTTTTCAATATCATTAAAGACTTTGAAGAGCAAATAGATCAAAAAAAGATAAAAGATGGTAGTCATGATTTTTATAAACAAAGTGATATATTAAGTACCGCTAAATTGTATAAATTTTTGTATACGAAATCTATGCAAAAAGAATTGCCTTTCTATGAGAAAAGAATTTTAAATGATTTTGAATTGATTTTGCAACATGAGATTAGTTTAGCCTTGCAAATTAGTTTTGAAGAAGCTAAACAAAAGATAAAAGAAGTCCTGTCTATGGGAAAATCCTAG
- a CDS encoding helix-turn-helix domain-containing protein has translation MERNNFIRFGDFIKKARIDKGLTLEMISDDIRISVKYLKALEDSNIELFPNEVLALGFLRTYSEYLGIDVWYVSSLFKEYKRRLNSSYIGIKTEDQNGSLNFVNERRLGGQYLDLSKIAFPKMIQILVGLVSIILLILLISNFSGIKQFLGKFFKENHAAKRAPEVHEVFFDKESFWNVALGDGDLLSLVYGNAIANYRVSFMNDDLVVTNDLKNGRYVFKLGKFREINLSDNVKVKIVYDNYSQGKVRKAHVSLESFILNIEYVLETSLSSRFDILNWGFEVNGPKSRVIGEYPTVYSSQEISNIDLMINFLNDTFLRYADESNIYGKSLLVSKGGGPLNLKFKKSLILFLSRLSDVNIILQGKDITSILKSYGREIMAVQFFWLKTPGGFDLKVSEVY, from the coding sequence ATGGAAAGAAATAATTTCATTAGATTTGGAGATTTTATAAAAAAAGCTCGGATTGATAAAGGGTTAACTCTTGAGATGATATCTGATGATATTAGAATTTCTGTTAAATATCTTAAGGCACTTGAAGATTCTAATATTGAATTATTTCCAAATGAAGTTTTAGCTTTAGGTTTTTTAAGGACTTATAGTGAATATTTAGGAATTGATGTTTGGTATGTCTCGTCCCTTTTTAAAGAATACAAAAGAAGACTTAATAGTAGCTATATTGGAATTAAGACTGAGGATCAAAATGGCAGTTTAAATTTTGTTAACGAAAGAAGGCTTGGAGGTCAGTATTTAGATCTCTCTAAGATAGCTTTTCCTAAAATGATTCAAATACTGGTAGGATTAGTTAGTATTATATTGCTAATACTTTTAATTTCAAATTTTAGTGGGATTAAGCAATTTTTAGGGAAATTTTTTAAAGAAAATCATGCTGCAAAGCGAGCTCCAGAAGTTCATGAAGTTTTTTTTGATAAAGAAAGTTTTTGGAACGTTGCGCTTGGAGATGGTGATTTGTTATCTTTAGTTTATGGCAATGCTATTGCAAATTATAGAGTCTCTTTTATGAATGATGATTTGGTTGTTACAAATGATTTGAAAAATGGGCGATATGTTTTTAAATTAGGCAAATTTCGGGAAATAAATTTAAGTGATAATGTTAAAGTTAAGATTGTGTATGATAATTATTCTCAAGGTAAGGTTCGAAAGGCTCATGTAAGCTTAGAATCTTTTATTCTCAATATTGAATATGTGCTTGAAACTAGTCTTTCTAGTAGATTTGATATTTTAAATTGGGGATTTGAAGTTAATGGACCTAAGAGTAGAGTTATTGGTGAGTATCCTACTGTATATTCTTCTCAAGAGATTTCCAACATTGATTTAATGATTAATTTTTTAAACGATACGTTTTTAAGATATGCTGATGAGAGTAATATTTATGGTAAATCTTTGCTTGTATCTAAGGGGGGGGGGCCTCTTAATTTAAAGTTCAAAAAATCTTTAATCTTGTTTTTGTCAAGACTTTCTGATGTTAATATTATTCTTCAAGGTAAGGATATCACTTCTATTTTAAAGAGTTATGGAAGAGAAATAATGGCAGTTCAATTTTTTTGGTTAAAAACCCCTGGAGGTTTTGATCTTAAGGTTTCTGAAGTTTATTAA
- the gatC gene encoding Asp-tRNA(Asn)/Glu-tRNA(Gln) amidotransferase subunit GatC — MRDIRLEDSLKLSLLRLSKNEEREFTIKFEKIIGMLNKISEFEIKDGIQKEACNFSVLRNDEILPSLAIESIKNFSNVFVDGYFSSPKVLE; from the coding sequence ATTAGAGATATTCGTTTAGAAGATAGTTTAAAGTTAAGTTTACTAAGGTTAAGTAAGAATGAAGAACGAGAATTTACCATAAAATTTGAAAAAATTATTGGCATGTTAAATAAAATTTCTGAATTTGAGATAAAAGATGGCATTCAAAAAGAGGCATGTAATTTTTCTGTTTTGAGAAACGATGAGATTTTACCTTCTTTGGCGATTGAATCTATTAAAAATTTTAGCAATGTGTTTGTGGATGGTTACTTTTCATCACCTAAAGTGCTTGAATAG
- a CDS encoding ATP-dependent helicase encodes MDKIEKFLFSLNSYQKQIVLDATKNPILVLAGPGSGKTRVITAKIAYLIKEMQLKPEEILALTFTNKAANEMNLRLNYLFDFNKALHIQTFHSFGAWLLRLYFKEFDKNYDSNFTIWDTNDVVKFVKQVGLASTIELSKHVASFILKYKENCFLDNYCSLDEKSYKDIKFYEQEKSKNNAFDFADLILKAVLMLRDCEDVKMRVQKKFKAIFVDEYQDTNYTQFLFLKELYCKDMHFMVVGDEDQSIYSFRGARIENILEFEKIFDNVSKYYLVQNYRSSLSIVNVANDVISKNRNRYEKVISTENKMGKKISFFVFRNPTEEAEYFSNFLLENELETAVLYRFNYQSLQFEKAFLKHNIPHKILGSIRFYEREEIKDVISLLRLFVNKKDKISFLRVINKPAKGIGKTTTNKIIAMLNDHNVNFDLILASRKVAESLKGKAKDSLVAFLNLYDKLAESIQRDDYVNLSEFIKNVVIRSGFWDYYQKFDDGEKSRNIDELISSGVEYSGSFEGLVIFLENSSLSPLIHGDSKSSVLLSSIHGVKGLEFDRVIISGLEKGLLPAEIEELTGERLEEERRLFYVAITRAKFELIVTMNLQRFFGGMLRNTAMSVFFQDISKDNYDIVFVPEYLKDNFKYFFSKSGNKSFNIGDYITYNGENGIVVDKWYQNGEPFIKINLRNGRKAILSSSYIKGLAKI; translated from the coding sequence ATGGACAAAATAGAAAAATTCCTCTTTAGTTTAAATTCTTATCAGAAACAGATTGTTTTAGATGCTACTAAAAATCCCATTCTTGTTTTGGCAGGTCCAGGCAGTGGTAAAACAAGGGTTATAACAGCTAAAATAGCATACTTAATCAAGGAAATGCAATTAAAACCAGAAGAGATTCTTGCTTTAACATTTACAAATAAAGCTGCAAATGAGATGAATTTAAGACTAAATTATCTTTTTGATTTTAATAAGGCTTTACATATCCAGACTTTTCATTCTTTTGGTGCTTGGCTTTTGAGACTTTATTTTAAAGAATTTGATAAAAATTATGATTCAAATTTTACAATTTGGGATACTAATGATGTTGTTAAATTTGTTAAGCAAGTTGGGCTTGCTTCAACCATTGAACTTTCAAAGCATGTTGCGTCTTTCATACTTAAATATAAGGAAAATTGCTTTTTAGATAATTATTGTAGTCTTGATGAGAAAAGTTACAAGGATATTAAATTTTATGAGCAAGAAAAATCTAAAAATAATGCTTTTGATTTTGCTGATCTTATTCTTAAAGCTGTTTTGATGTTAAGAGATTGTGAAGATGTAAAGATGAGGGTTCAGAAAAAGTTTAAGGCTATTTTTGTAGATGAGTATCAAGATACCAATTATACACAGTTTTTGTTTTTAAAAGAGCTTTATTGTAAAGATATGCATTTTATGGTAGTAGGAGATGAAGATCAGTCTATTTATTCTTTTAGAGGTGCTAGAATTGAAAATATTCTTGAATTTGAAAAAATATTTGACAATGTGTCTAAATATTATTTGGTACAAAATTATCGTTCTAGTTTAAGCATTGTTAATGTTGCAAATGATGTTATTTCAAAAAATAGAAATCGATATGAAAAAGTAATAAGTACAGAAAACAAAATGGGCAAGAAGATAAGCTTTTTTGTTTTTCGAAATCCTACAGAGGAGGCTGAATATTTTTCTAATTTCCTTCTTGAAAATGAGCTTGAGACAGCTGTTCTTTATAGATTTAATTACCAATCTTTGCAGTTTGAGAAAGCTTTTTTAAAACATAATATTCCACATAAAATATTAGGTTCAATTAGATTTTATGAAAGAGAAGAGATTAAAGATGTAATTTCTTTGTTAAGACTTTTTGTAAATAAAAAAGATAAAATTTCTTTCTTAAGAGTAATAAATAAGCCTGCTAAGGGGATTGGAAAAACTACTACGAATAAAATAATTGCAATGCTCAATGATCATAATGTTAATTTTGATTTAATTCTTGCAAGTAGAAAAGTTGCTGAGAGTCTTAAGGGTAAAGCAAAAGATTCTCTTGTCGCTTTTTTAAATCTGTATGATAAACTAGCAGAAAGTATACAAAGAGATGATTATGTAAATTTATCTGAATTTATTAAAAATGTTGTAATTAGATCTGGATTTTGGGATTATTATCAAAAATTTGATGATGGTGAAAAATCTAGAAATATTGATGAACTTATCAGCAGTGGAGTTGAATATTCAGGTAGTTTTGAGGGACTTGTAATATTTTTGGAAAATTCATCTCTTTCACCTTTAATACATGGAGATTCTAAGTCTAGTGTACTACTCTCTTCAATTCATGGGGTTAAAGGACTTGAATTTGATAGAGTGATAATATCTGGTCTTGAAAAGGGTTTATTGCCTGCTGAGATTGAAGAATTGACTGGAGAGAGACTGGAAGAGGAGAGAAGACTTTTTTATGTTGCTATTACTAGAGCCAAATTTGAGCTTATTGTTACAATGAATTTGCAAAGATTTTTTGGAGGTATGCTCAGAAATACAGCTATGTCAGTCTTTTTTCAAGATATTAGCAAAGATAATTATGATATTGTTTTTGTTCCAGAATATTTAAAAGATAATTTTAAATATTTTTTTTCAAAAAGTGGTAATAAAAGCTTTAATATTGGAGATTATATAACTTATAATGGTGAGAACGGAATAGTTGTTGATAAGTGGTATCAAAATGGTGAGCCATTTATTAAAATTAATCTAAGAAATGGGAGAAAAGCTATTTTAAGCTCAAGTTATATTAAAGGACTTGCTAAAATTTAG
- the pyk gene encoding pyruvate kinase has product MIQKLTKIVATISDLRCDPEHIKELYEAGVNVIRLNTAHQSHDDAIRVINNVRQVSNKIALMIDTKGPEVRTANIENPITVKIGDKIIISTSPINESNALQTNYDGFVNEVPNGSTILIDDGELEMTVIEKLTDRLICKVKNDGQIKNKKSINTPGISLKLQSVTEKDRGFIELAAKQNIDFIAHSFVRHAKDIQDVQDILNAAGNPDVKIIAKVENQEGIDNIEEIAKASYGIMVARGDMGVEIPAEDVPLAQIKITKTCIKYGVPVITATQMLHTMIENPRPTRAEVSDVANAILNGTDAIMLSGETAYGKYPIEAVKMMTKIAIEVEKYREKTLFQDEIFHSKRIIRNYIIKCAIDATKIMPVKAIIVDSLKGRTARIMATYRASVPLFITTNNERIARELSLSYGVYANLVDHNFKATTEFVVTSLEMLKTQAVVQDSDIIVIISGNPNRDTNKGTEFMEINTVEEAIKGHNR; this is encoded by the coding sequence ATGATACAAAAATTAACAAAAATAGTAGCAACAATATCTGACCTCAGATGTGATCCAGAACACATAAAAGAGTTATATGAAGCAGGAGTAAATGTAATAAGACTTAATACTGCTCATCAATCTCATGACGATGCAATAAGAGTAATAAACAATGTTAGACAAGTTTCAAATAAAATAGCATTAATGATCGATACAAAAGGACCAGAAGTTAGAACAGCTAATATTGAAAATCCTATTACCGTTAAGATAGGAGACAAAATAATAATCTCAACCTCACCTATCAATGAGTCTAATGCATTGCAAACCAACTATGATGGATTTGTAAATGAAGTTCCAAATGGCTCGACAATCCTTATTGATGATGGCGAACTTGAAATGACTGTTATTGAAAAACTCACAGATAGATTAATCTGCAAAGTTAAAAACGACGGACAAATCAAAAACAAAAAATCAATTAATACACCGGGAATTTCACTTAAACTACAATCTGTCACTGAAAAAGATAGGGGATTTATTGAACTTGCAGCAAAACAAAATATTGATTTTATTGCCCATTCATTCGTAAGACATGCAAAAGATATTCAAGACGTTCAAGATATATTAAATGCTGCTGGAAATCCAGATGTCAAAATTATTGCCAAAGTTGAAAATCAAGAAGGAATTGATAATATTGAAGAAATTGCAAAAGCTTCTTATGGGATTATGGTTGCAAGAGGCGATATGGGAGTTGAAATACCAGCTGAAGATGTTCCTTTAGCACAAATTAAAATAACAAAAACCTGCATTAAATACGGAGTACCTGTAATTACTGCAACACAAATGTTGCACACAATGATTGAAAATCCAAGACCTACAAGAGCAGAAGTATCTGATGTGGCCAATGCAATTCTAAATGGCACAGATGCCATCATGCTATCTGGAGAGACAGCTTATGGCAAATACCCAATTGAAGCTGTTAAGATGATGACCAAAATTGCTATAGAAGTTGAAAAATATAGAGAAAAAACACTATTTCAAGATGAAATTTTCCACAGCAAAAGGATCATAAGAAACTATATTATTAAATGTGCAATTGATGCAACCAAAATAATGCCTGTTAAAGCCATTATTGTTGATTCACTCAAAGGAAGAACCGCAAGAATAATGGCAACATACAGAGCAAGTGTACCTCTATTTATTACAACAAATAATGAAAGGATAGCAAGAGAATTATCACTCTCTTATGGTGTTTATGCTAATCTGGTTGATCATAACTTCAAGGCAACAACTGAATTTGTAGTCACCTCTCTTGAAATGCTTAAAACACAAGCAGTAGTTCAAGATTCAGATATTATAGTAATTATCTCCGGAAATCCAAATAGAGATACTAATAAAGGTACGGAATTTATGGAAATAAATACAGTAGAAGAAGCAATTAAAGGACACAACAGATAA